One Elusimicrobiota bacterium genomic region harbors:
- a CDS encoding cell division protein ZapA — protein MTKERVSIKILNSEFDIETEMEPLFVSQLAKYVNEKLNEVSKEQNTPDTLKILNLTLITLAEEVFALKEEKENIETELDRNVDELILHLESALRL, from the coding sequence ATGACAAAAGAAAGGGTTTCTATAAAAATATTGAATAGTGAGTTTGATATTGAAACAGAAATGGAGCCCTTGTTTGTCAGCCAGCTTGCAAAATATGTTAATGAAAAATTGAATGAAGTAAGCAAAGAACAGAACACACCTGATACTTTGAAGATACTAAATCTTACACTTATTACATTAGCGGAGGAAGTTTTTGCGTTGAAAGAAGAAAAAGAAAATATTGAAACGGAATTAGATAGAAATGTTGATGAGTTGATTTTGCATTTAGAGTCAGCATTACGTTTGTGA
- a CDS encoding 5-formyltetrahydrofolate cyclo-ligase has protein sequence MNKQDIRKKILAIREEINKKEVDVNSEKILKKLFKLREFCDARRVSFYVSFKNEVDTRKMIESSLKLKKDVFLPKIVKNKLMLVKIKDLKNLVSGKYGILEPETKGNNLKNNFNLDAVIVPGVVFDKQCNRIGFGKGYFDKFLKNISTVKIGLSHSFQVLKRIPVSEKDVPMDFVITEKRIFRRNACICNNE, from the coding sequence ATGAATAAACAGGATATCAGGAAAAAAATATTAGCAATAAGAGAAGAAATTAATAAAAAGGAAGTAGATGTAAATAGTGAAAAGATATTAAAAAAACTTTTTAAGCTAAGGGAGTTTTGCGATGCCAGAAGAGTATCGTTTTACGTATCTTTTAAAAACGAGGTTGATACTCGTAAGATGATAGAAAGTTCATTAAAATTAAAGAAGGACGTTTTTTTACCCAAAATTGTGAAAAATAAGTTAATGCTTGTTAAAATTAAAGATTTAAAAAATTTAGTTTCAGGTAAATATGGGATTTTAGAACCGGAAACTAAAGGTAATAATCTTAAAAACAACTTTAATTTAGATGCAGTGATTGTTCCGGGTGTAGTATTTGACAAACAATGTAATCGAATTGGTTTTGGTAAAGGATATTTTGACAAGTTTTTAAAAAATATTTCTACGGTAAAGATTGGTTTGTCGCACAGTTTTCAGGTTTTGAAAAGGATACCGGTTTCAGAAAAAGATGTTCCGATGGATTTTGTAATTACGGAAAAACGAATTTTCAGGCGAAATGCTTGTATTTGTAACAACGAATAA
- a CDS encoding replication-associated recombination protein A has translation MDLFEKENIKRKEPLASRMSPKTLDDFVGQEDILSEGKLLRRAIVSDKLSSVIFYGPSGSGKSSLAKIIANMTSGYFQEISAVISGVDDLRKTINTAKNRDKKTILLIDEIHHFNKSQQDCLLPYVEKGVIVLIGITTENPYFYINSALLSRSQVFEFKKLSEDNLENILQSTGLKLKIIFSVEAKNHLKKYSEGDARRLLNAVEIGFETTKKNKEGFVEFSLDVAVESIQKKVVVYDKKGDGHYDTISAFIKSMRSGKADDALYWLAKMLVAGEDPRFIARRLVIFASEDVGNADPMGLVLAASVLKAVDFVGMPEAKISLSQVTIYLSLAKKSREAYSKIFEKIEKIEKERIVDVPEELKNK, from the coding sequence ATGGACTTGTTTGAAAAAGAAAATATCAAAAGAAAAGAACCATTAGCATCGAGAATGAGTCCCAAGACACTTGATGATTTTGTGGGACAAGAAGATATTTTATCGGAAGGCAAGCTATTAAGAAGGGCAATTGTATCGGATAAACTTTCATCTGTTATATTTTACGGTCCTTCCGGTAGCGGAAAATCATCTTTAGCAAAGATTATCGCTAATATGACATCGGGATATTTTCAGGAAATAAGCGCTGTTATAAGCGGTGTAGATGATTTAAGAAAAACAATTAATACAGCGAAAAATAGAGATAAAAAAACTATTTTGCTTATTGACGAAATACATCATTTTAACAAGTCGCAACAAGATTGTCTTCTGCCTTATGTAGAAAAAGGAGTAATCGTTTTGATTGGAATCACAACTGAAAATCCATATTTTTATATTAACTCTGCACTTTTGTCAAGATCACAGGTTTTTGAATTTAAAAAGCTTTCAGAAGATAATTTAGAAAATATTCTACAAAGTACCGGGTTAAAATTAAAAATTATATTTTCAGTAGAAGCTAAAAATCATTTAAAAAAATATTCAGAAGGAGATGCCAGGCGGCTTTTGAATGCTGTTGAGATAGGTTTTGAAACGACAAAGAAAAATAAAGAAGGTTTTGTTGAATTTTCTTTAGATGTTGCAGTAGAATCCATTCAAAAAAAGGTTGTTGTCTATGATAAAAAAGGAGATGGTCATTATGATACCATTTCTGCATTTATTAAATCTATGCGTTCCGGTAAAGCAGATGATGCTCTTTATTGGCTTGCAAAAATGTTAGTTGCCGGTGAAGATCCTAGATTTATAGCAAGGCGGCTCGTAATTTTTGCCAGTGAAGATGTTGGTAATGCTGACCCGATGGGATTAGTTTTAGCAGCATCAGTTCTTAAAGCAGTTGATTTTGTCGGTATGCCTGAAGCAAAGATTTCACTTTCTCAGGTAACGATATATTTGTCTTTAGCAAAAAAATCCAGAGAAGCATATTCTAAAATATTTGAAAAAATTGAAAAGATAGAAAAAGAAAGAATTGTTGATGTTCCGGAAGAACTTAAAAATAAGTAA
- a CDS encoding type I restriction endonuclease subunit R, with protein sequence MPHIITESEIEQLSLDILKELGYKTLYGPDIAVDGTRPERDDYFNSVLIERLMEAIDRLNPQVPKTAQEEVLKKVLRDKTPNLIVNNHNFHKLLVNGVDVEYKKVGKIVGDKVWLFDFKNINNNEFLAVNQFTVIENNNNRRPDIVIFVNGLPLVVIELKNPADENATIKSAFKQFETYKTQIPSVFNYNEILIISDGNEARAGTITSDWERFLPWKTIDGTEKEPATVPQIEVLLKGMLNKKVLLDLIRHFIVFENEQIKTSKKIAAYHQYYAVNKAVESTIKASSKKGDKRCGVVWHTQGSGKSLIMAYYTGKLVLRMDNPTIVVLTDRNDLDDQLYGTFCRCQELLRQEPVQAETRDELKEYLKVASGGVVFTTIQKFFPEENANRFQLLSERRNIVVIADEAHRSQYDFIDGFAKHMRDALPNASFIGFTGTPIEKTDRNTIAVFGDYIDVYDIEQAVKDGATVRIFYENRLAKLELKAEERPKIDPEFEEVTEFEEVKKKEKLKTRWARLEAIIGSEKRIKQIAKDIVEHFEERLKVLDGKGMIVCMSRRICIELHNEIIKLRPDWYHKDDDKGFLKIIMTGSASDDVGWQEHIRNKQRRREIGNRMKDDSDPLKLSIVRDMWLTGFDVPCLHTMYIDKPMRGHGLMQAIARVNRVFKDKPGGLVVDYLGIAADLKEALSIYTESGGEGKPTFDQREAVAVMLEKYEIVCGMFVPPVGEAGKFDYKKFFTVGVREKMGILAEAAEFILGKEKEKGKERFLNYVSQLSKAFALAVPNEKALEIRDNVGFFQAVRSRIAKFEVGGGKTEEELDTAIKQIISKAITSDKVIDVFEAAGIKKPDISILSDEFLAEVKNMPHKNLAFELLKKLLNDEIKIRTKRNLIQGRSFAEMLEKTIRKYQNKAIETARVIEELIELAKKLRDADKRGELLNLTEDELAFYDALEVNDSAVKVLGDEILRTIARELIKTVRNNVTIDWTIRENIQANLRVMVKRILRKYGYPPDKQKKATETVLEQAILIAKDWADK encoded by the coding sequence ATGCCACACATAATCACCGAATCGGAAATTGAACAGTTATCATTGGACATATTAAAAGAATTGGGATATAAGACACTTTATGGTCCGGATATTGCTGTTGATGGCACGAGACCTGAAAGAGATGATTATTTCAATTCTGTTTTGATTGAGCGGTTAATGGAAGCAATTGACAGGTTAAATCCACAGGTTCCAAAAACTGCCCAAGAAGAAGTCCTTAAAAAAGTATTGAGAGACAAAACCCCTAACCTGATTGTAAATAATCATAATTTCCATAAACTCTTGGTTAACGGTGTTGATGTTGAATATAAAAAGGTGGGAAAAATTGTTGGTGATAAAGTATGGCTTTTTGATTTTAAGAATATCAACAATAATGAGTTTTTAGCAGTAAATCAATTTACAGTTATAGAAAATAATAACAACAGGCGTCCCGATATTGTTATTTTTGTGAATGGTTTGCCGTTAGTTGTCATTGAATTAAAAAATCCTGCTGATGAAAACGCTACTATAAAATCGGCATTCAAGCAATTTGAAACCTACAAAACACAAATACCTTCCGTTTTCAATTACAACGAAATCCTTATAATAAGTGATGGCAATGAAGCAAGAGCAGGGACAATAACTTCTGATTGGGAGAGGTTTTTGCCTTGGAAAACAATTGATGGCACAGAAAAAGAACCGGCAACTGTTCCGCAGATAGAAGTGCTATTGAAAGGGATGCTGAATAAAAAAGTTCTTCTTGATTTAATTAGACATTTTATTGTTTTTGAAAATGAGCAAATTAAAACTTCCAAAAAGATAGCAGCATATCACCAATATTATGCGGTAAATAAGGCGGTTGAATCAACGATTAAAGCATCAAGTAAGAAAGGCGACAAACGGTGCGGTGTTGTGTGGCATACTCAGGGTTCAGGGAAAAGTTTAATAATGGCATATTATACCGGCAAACTTGTTCTTAGGATGGATAATCCGACTATTGTCGTTCTTACAGATAGAAACGATTTAGATGACCAATTGTATGGTACTTTTTGCAGGTGTCAGGAACTTTTAAGGCAAGAGCCGGTACAGGCAGAAACACGAGATGAACTTAAAGAATATTTAAAAGTTGCATCCGGTGGTGTTGTATTTACAACAATACAAAAATTTTTCCCTGAAGAAAATGCAAACCGTTTCCAATTGTTGTCTGAAAGACGAAACATAGTAGTTATTGCAGATGAGGCACACAGAAGTCAGTATGATTTTATAGATGGTTTCGCAAAGCATATGCGGGATGCATTGCCGAATGCTTCATTTATAGGATTTACCGGAACGCCTATAGAAAAAACTGACAGGAATACGATTGCAGTTTTTGGCGATTACATTGATGTTTATGATATTGAGCAGGCAGTTAAAGATGGTGCCACAGTCAGAATATTTTATGAAAACCGTCTTGCTAAACTTGAGTTAAAAGCAGAAGAGCGACCTAAAATTGACCCTGAATTCGAAGAAGTGACCGAATTCGAAGAAGTAAAGAAAAAAGAGAAGTTAAAAACAAGATGGGCTCGGCTTGAGGCAATCATTGGCAGTGAAAAAAGGATTAAACAGATTGCAAAAGATATTGTAGAACATTTTGAAGAGCGTCTAAAAGTGCTTGATGGCAAAGGAATGATTGTCTGTATGAGTAGGCGTATTTGTATTGAACTGCATAATGAGATTATAAAACTCCGTCCCGATTGGTATCACAAAGACGATGACAAAGGTTTTCTTAAAATAATAATGACCGGCTCTGCAAGTGATGATGTTGGTTGGCAGGAACATATAAGAAATAAACAGAGACGCAGAGAAATAGGCAACAGAATGAAAGATGACAGCGACCCGCTTAAGCTATCAATTGTGAGAGATATGTGGCTTACGGGATTTGATGTTCCTTGTTTGCATACGATGTATATTGACAAGCCGATGCGCGGGCACGGTCTTATGCAGGCGATAGCAAGAGTGAACAGGGTTTTCAAAGATAAGCCCGGTGGACTCGTGGTTGACTATTTAGGCATTGCAGCCGATTTGAAAGAAGCACTTTCAATCTATACAGAAAGTGGCGGAGAAGGGAAGCCCACTTTTGACCAGAGAGAAGCAGTTGCAGTTATGCTTGAAAAATACGAAATCGTTTGTGGCATGTTCGTCCCGCCTGTTGGCGAGGCAGGTAAATTTGATTATAAGAAGTTTTTCACTGTTGGTGTAAGAGAAAAGATGGGCATATTGGCTGAAGCGGCCGAATTTATATTAGGCAAGGAAAAAGAGAAGGGAAAAGAAAGATTTTTGAATTATGTCTCGCAGTTATCAAAGGCGTTTGCCCTTGCCGTCCCGAATGAAAAGGCACTTGAGATTAGAGACAATGTAGGTTTTTTTCAAGCGGTAAGGTCAAGAATTGCGAAGTTTGAAGTGGGTGGTGGTAAAACAGAAGAAGAACTTGATACGGCAATAAAACAGATAATATCAAAAGCAATTACTTCTGATAAAGTGATTGATGTATTTGAAGCAGCTGGGATTAAAAAACCGGATATTTCAATTCTTTCGGATGAGTTTTTGGCGGAAGTAAAAAATATGCCGCACAAAAATTTAGCGTTTGAACTTTTGAAAAAATTGCTGAATGACGAAATAAAAATAAGGACAAAAAGAAATCTAATACAGGGCAGGTCATTTGCGGAAATGCTGGAAAAGACGATTCGGAAATATCAGAATAAGGCAATAGAAACAGCAAGAGTTATAGAAGAACTCATTGAATTAGCAAAGAAGTTGAGGGATGCTGATAAACGGGGTGAGTTATTAAATTTAACTGAAGATGAACTTGCATTCTATGATGCTTTGGAAGTAAATGACAGTGCAGTTAAGGTTCTTGGAGATGAAATCTTGAGAACAATTGCAAGGGAACTGATAAAGACAGTGAGAAATAATGTTACTATTGACTGGACAATAAGAGAAAATATACAGGCAAATTTGAGGGTAATGGTAAAAAGAATTTTAAGAAAATATGGGTATCCACCTGATAAACAGAAAAAAGCAACCGAAACAGTATTGGAACAAGCAATTTTAATCGCCAAAGACTGGGCTGATAAATAG